GGGCTTTAATTGAACCGAAATACCACCGCGGCTACGTAGCCGCCGCTGTTAAGCGGTGGCCGGATCATGTCTGGGTCCTGATGCTGGCGGGGTCACAAGCATCGAGATTGCCTCATCCCTGGCCAATCAAAATGGGTCAGTTTGGCAATCCAGTCGACTGGACTGGAATTTCAATTTTCCTAGAAAACTGTGGCAAAAAAGGGCTCAAAACCGTTGGAACCAGATTACCCTAGCCGACCGACAGGATGACATCAAGATTAAAGTATTCGACCAGATAAGTTTTCCCGTCCAAGGCAGTTGTTGCATTTTTTGCAACAACTGATCCCCGGTTTAACTCATTCTGTTTGAATATGTTGGAAATATGGCGCGAGACAACGAACTTATCGCGATCAAACAAATCAGCGATCTGCTGTAGGTTCAGCCAAAGCGTCTCACCCCGGATACTGATTTCCAATTCAGGCCGACCGTCCTTGGCGCGGTAAATAACTATTTCATTCTGGGCTTCCGTCTTCTTCATGTATTCACCCCTACCCTCTTGGATTCATTCCCGTTTTTATCCACGGCGATCCCCTCCGACAACCCTTCCATCTTCAACCCCCGCAGGGTCCGCCCAATGGCGGCGGCCTCTTCGGCGGTCTCCTTGTTACGGGAGGCGATGGAGAGCAAGTCGCCCAGTCGGCCGTTGGGTGACAGGATCCGGCGGGTGGCATCGGGTTCACCATACCCTGTGCGCTGATAGTGCGCCTCAATCCGGCCCTTCAACCCGGTGGCCGCCTTTTCGTCAATCAACTGCAACTCACCTAGCCGGATCAAAAAGGATTGCGCCGAGACACCGAAGCGGTGCTTGAGGCGCAACAACAACTCGTAGGTCCAGCCGTCCGGCTTGATCCCCAATTGCGCCACGCTCGCCCGCACCGCCGTGGCCGGCATCAGGAACAAGGCCGCAAACTGACGGGCCGCATGAATATCATCCAGCAGCCCCGGCCCCGCCTCCCCCGCCGGCAGTCCGCCATAGGCGCTTCGCGTATGAATGTAGATGCAGGCCAGCCGTTTGATGAGTTCGAATAACTGACGCTCGGCATTCATCCCCTGCCTCACCAGCAGGAAAGCGTTGGCATTCTTGGCATCGTAAAACGACACACTCTGAAGCCGGTCGGGCAAAGGACAAAAAACGATCCGTAAGCCGGCATTCTCCAGGAGTTCCAAATAATCGAACACCACGGCCGGCCCGACCCCCAGGACCTGCCGGACTTGCTGGGCCCACATCTCCACCCCGGATACGGTACGCGAAAAGGGAACATAGAGCGGAATATGGGCAATCTTCTGCGCCCCGCACAGGTCTTCCAATGCCAGGAATGACCGGATGACCAACTCCACATTTGCCCGTTCGCCCTCGCCCAGCGCCGGATCGTCAGGGAGCGCCGCCATGACGGCCGAAGGCCAGGCCCCTGCGGCCGATGCCGCACCGAAGGAAGCCGTAGATTCAGCCACATACCTCGGCACAGCGGGCCCGGCGGACTCCGCCTGACGCGCTCCCAGGCCGAGCAGGGAATCCACACTGGTATCGAGGACTTCGGCTAGGCGATACAGAACGCGGCCGGACGGAATATGCCGCCCCTTTTCCAACGCATTCATCGGGCCGGCACAAATGCCGATCCGTCTGGCCAATTCGGCCTGCGTCAGGTGGCGAAGCCGCCTTAACGCCTTGATCCGCTCCCCTATGACCGCCCCCAAGGGATCAGTTATCAATGTCGCTGTATTCATGTTTGTGTTTATTGCACTAAATACTATTAATGTAAACATTAATTTATTACGGATGCAGCCTTTTATTTTGGCTCCCACTGTGGGGTGGATGTCCCCATCCACTGATTGCCAGTTGGGTCTGGAGACAGGAGGATGAGGACATCCGCCCCACAACTTAGAGAGGCGCTCAACCCTCGCTCCTCTTTAAAGCAATTTTGTGTATTTTGTTCACTCTGTCGAAATTTCTTGCTGAAGTGCCTGTATCCGTTCTTGTAAAAAAAGTCCCTTTTTTCTATAAATTCCGCTCCTCGAATTGGAAAATTTACATAAAGGAGCATCTATGAGTAAGCAGGTTAAAAAAGTCGGTATTTTAACGGCAGGCGGTCTGGCCCCCTGTCTGAGTTCAGCCATCGGGTACCTGATCGACGAATATAGTCGCGTCGCCCCCCACATTGAGATCATCGGCTATGTCAACGGCTACATGGGCCTGCTGAAAGGCCAGAGCATCACCGTCACCCCGGCCACCCGCGCGAAGGCCCTCTATTTGACCGAACACGGGGGCAGCCCGATCGGGAACAGCCGCGTGAAGCTGACCAACATCAAGGACTGCATCAAGCGGGGTCTGGTCAAGGAAGGTCAGGATCCGCAGAAAGTGGCCGCTGACCAGCTCGTCAAGGACGGCGTGGATGTCCTGCACACCATCGGGGGTGATGACACCAACACCGCCGCCGCTGACCTGGCCGCCTTCCTCGCCAAAAACAACTACGGCCTGACCGTGGTCGGACTTCCCAAAACCATCGACAACGACGTCTATCCCATCCGCCAGAGCCTGGGGGCCTGGACCGCCGCCGAAGAAGGCGCGCGTTTCTTCGCCAACGCGGTGAAGGAAAACACCGCCAACCCGCGCATGCTGATCGTCCATGAGGTCATGGGCCGTAACTGCGGCTGGCTCACCGCCGCCACCGCCGAGGCCTATCGCAAGTTGATGGACAGCTTCCATTACCTTCCCGAATTCGGACTGACGCGTGAACGCGAAGAGGTGCATGCCGTCTACGTGCCTGAAATGGCCTTCGACGTCAAAGCCGAAGCCGCCCGCCTGCGCCAGGTCATGGATCAGAACGACTGCGTCAATATCTTCGTCTCCGAGGGCGCGTGCCTTGACAGCATCATCGCCGAGCTGGAGGCCAAGGGCGAAGAGGTGCCCCGTGACGCCTTCGGCCATGCTCGCCTGGACAAGGTGAATGTCGGCAACTGGTTCGCCAAGCAGTTCGGCGACATGCTGGGCGCCGAGAAAACGATGGTCCAGAAGAGCGGCTATTACAGCCGCGCCGCCGCACCGAACGCCAAGGACAAGGCCCTGATTCAAACCTGCGCCAAGAAAGCGGTTGAATGCGCCCTGGCCGGCATCAGCGGGGTCGTGGGTGAAGATGAGGACAAGAACAACGAATTGCGCGCCTGCGAATTCCCCCGCATCAAGGGCGGCAAACCGTTCGACATCGCGGTCCCCTGGTTCAAGAACTTACTGGCCGCCATCGGTCAGCCGGCAGGAACCAAAGTCGCGGTGAAACACTAAAGCTGAAATTTCCTTCCTAATCGTAATCTTAATCCTCTCTGGGGCATGAGATTAAGATTAAGATTAAGATTAAGATTAAGATAGAAAACCAAACGAAAGAGAACTGATCATGGCCAAGGGAAATATGTTAATCGGACAGAGCGGTGGACCGACCGTGGTAATCAACCAGAGCCTGGTGGGCGCCATTCTTCAAGCCAAGAAGATGAAGGACATCGGCGGCATCTACGGGGCCCTGCACGGCATGAAGGGAATCCTGGAGGAGAACTTCATTGATCTGCGGAAAGAAAGCCTCAAGACGCTTGAGCAGGTGGCCAATACCCCGGCCTCCGCACTCGGCTCCGCCCGTAAAAAACCCACCGACGAGGAGTGTGCCAAGGTGTTCGGCATTCTCAAGAAGTATAACATCCGTTACTACTTCTACATCGGGGGTAACGACTCCGCTGAGGCCACCCACATCATCAATGAGCAGGCAAAGAAAGTGGGTTACGATCTGCGTTGTTATCATATCCCCAAGACGATTGATAACGACCTGCGCGAGAATGACCACACCCCCGGCTTCGGCAGCGCCGCCAAGTTTGTGGCCACCGCCATGATGGGCGATAATCTGGATTGCCGCGCCCTGCCCGGCGTCAAAGTCAACGTCATCATGGGCCGCAACGCGGGCTTCCTGACCGCGGCCGCCGCCCTCGCCCGTGTCTATCCGGATGATGGCCCCAACCTGATCTATCTCCCCGAACGCCCGTTCTCCATGGACAAGTTCACGCAGGACGTCGCCGCCGTCCACAAGAAACTCGGACGCTGTGTGATCGCGGTCTCGGAAGGGATTGCGGATGCCGATGGCACCCCCATCGCCGCCAAGTTCTCCAAGGAAGTGGATTCCCATGGCAATGTCCAGCTCAGCGGCACCGGCGCCCTGGGTGACCTGCTGGCCACGGAGATCAAGAACCGGACCTCCATCACCCGCGTGCGGGCCGATACGTTCGGCTACCTGCAGCGCTCCTTCCCCGGCGTCGTTTCGGAGGTGGATGCCAAGGAAGCCCGCACCGTCGGCATGCTGGCCGTCAAGGCCGCCCTCAACGGTAAGGAACCCAGCGGTTCCATCGCCATCCGCCGCAAGCCGGGCAAAAAGTATGCGGTATATTTTGAGCGCGTGCCCCTGGCCAGCGTATCAAAGGAAACCCGCCACATGCCGGATGCCTTCATCAACAAGCAGGCGAATGATGTCACCCAGGCCTTCTTTGATTACGCCCGTCCCATCGTCGGCAAACTGCCGGAAATCGGCCGTTTCAAAGGTGTGAAAGTTAAAAAGAATTGAGATGACGTGGTAGTGGGGTCGATCAGGCCGCAAACTTGCCGGGGAACAACTGATTCGCCACGGTCAGGACCTCTTCGGGATGGCCGGGATCCATGGCTGCGCCCACCTTGGCATAAACCTGTATCCGGTCGGCCAGGGGCACGGCGGCATAGGGATTCGCCGGATGGAAAAGATTGAACCGCACCTCAAGACTCGCCAGTTTTTCATGGGCAATCAACGCCCAGGTGGCCCCAATCAAGTGGCGGAAAGCCGGCTGCATGATCTCGGGACAACTGAAGGACTGACGCGAGGAATTGATATCCACCCCTGAAATTTCCATCAGGCCATGCCGGGCACACAGGCCCTGCACCCGCTGTAACTGGACCAGACTGTTACGAGGAGGCATATAGGTGACCGCCCGGAAGCCCAGCGTCACCAATTCTTCAAACAGCAGATCCAGATAGTCATCCTCAAACTTCTCGGCCTTCTTATCGCCCGTGGGCGACGCCGTCACATCACCCAGATAGGCATAGGCGGGGATCGCCCCGATCTGGAGCGCAAAATTCACCGCCTGCCGGACGGGGATACATTCATCGGACCCCGGTTGGATAAAAAAGGAGGGCAGGAACGAGGCTTTCAGGATACCCAGCAGATCGTAGAGATAATGCGGATTCGCCGAATCACTCAGCACCGCCACCATCTTCGCTGGCAACTCGAGTTGCAGGGAGTCCTTGAGAAACCCTACCACCCGTCCCTCGCACCCATACCGATCGATCAGTTTCCGGGCCAGCGCGGCCAGAATATGCCGCTCGGTGATCGCCCCGCCTTGCGCCGCCAGGGAGTGGGCGTAGACATCGCGTTCAAAATCTATCACCGGAACACCTAAGGCATTCAGGCGTTCGTTCAGCAGGGCCACCATGGCCCGATTCCGCCGGTTGCGGGCGTGTTGCATCGGCTCCAAAAACCGGGCGACCCGGGGTATCGCCGGACGGGGAATCCCGTGAATCGCCATGTAGGCAATGGATAGGGAGTCCGGGTTATTTATTTTGCGTCCGGCCAACCCTGTATTAAGGCAATCGACACGCAGTTCAAACCCCGCCGTGGACCCGATCCCGATAATCTTGCAGGCCTCCAGCATTTCCTCCGCTCCGGCAATGGAATCGTGGTCCATGATCCCCGCGGCCTTGAGCCCGGCCTGCGCCGCCTGCCAGGCGGCCGCCGTGGGCGAATAGGGCGAGAACGAGTACCGGGTATGGATGTGATTATTCACTTCCTCCGTACACGGCAATGCAACCCCCGCGTCCCGCTGCGCCTGCACCATTACACGCAAATGCTGAAGCCGCGATTCTTTCGAATCACTGTTTAGCGAAGCTAAGGTCATAAGTTAACGTCCCCTCACCCTAGCCCTCTCCCTCAAGGGGAGAGGGAATAGAGACACTCTTATTTTGCACCCTTCAGCAGTTCCTGTTCCGCCGCCAGCGACCAGTTGCCATGATCGAGTTTTGCAGCCACCGCAGGGTGGTCCTTGGCCAGGGCGTTCAAGGGGACCAACCCGAGCGAATGCAAGGCCGGATAGATCACAATCTTGCCCGCCAGGGTCCGGTTCTCAACCGCCGCCAACCCTTCGAGGGCACCTGCCATGCCGGAAACGGCATCCACCGAACTGTTGGTATCCAACTGCCCGGCCACCACTTTCCCCAGCACAATCTTCATATCCCGGATCGTCGAACCACTGGTCCCGAACATGTAACACCGGTTCCTGATATAGGTATCGAGATCCAGTTCGTGTTTCACATTGGCAGGGATTCCCGCGAAGATGTTGATCAGACTCCCCGGGGCACTGTTCTTGATCGCATCGGCCACCAGGGCCCCGATCGGCGCCATCACCACCTGATAGGTGAACGGCCCCTTCAGGGTTTCGTTTTTCGGGTTCAACGTGCCAATCGTCGCCTGATGGGCCGCCGCCATCGGCCGCGCCTTATTCATCAGGTTGGCCAAACGGACATCATCAAAGTCAACCGCGGTCATCACCACTCCAGGCTGACCGGCACACAAATCGCGAATGACATGCATCTGCCCCATCGGGCCGCCGGCCCCGGTCACGCAGATCGTATCGTTCGCCCGGATTTCACCGGTCGGGGGAATCACCTTGTAGGAGTCAGCCGCGGACGTTGACGTCGTCCCGATCCAGCGCGTCATCCCGTAATGAACCCGGCCCACGCCGAGCGACACCGGTGCGCCAATCCGCCCCCCGCCGGTGACAATATTGATCAGGCCGCAGGTCGCCAATTTATCACTCAGCAGCTCGATGATCTTTTTGTCTTTGCCAAAATAGATAATATCGTCAAAGGATTCATTGGGAAGTTCCGCCACCGTATTCACGCGTGTGACCGGGACCTTGAACTGCTTCGCCAGCGTCTTATCACATTGATCCGCACACACGGCCACGATTTCCGCCGGCAGTCCCTTGGGCGACAGGCTCTCCGCAATCCCCGCCATCCGGTGGTCGCCATCCACCACCACCGCGAGTTTCCCGCCCGCCTTGATCGTCTGCCGCTCAGGAGTGACATACGAGTTCTCGACACAGGCCCAAGGCTCAACCAGCGCAATGGCCGAGGCACTGAGGGCCTCGGGCGCGGGAATCAGGAAACGTTCGCCGGAAGCCGGGTCCACAATCACCCGCTCATCCATCACCACATACTCCTGAAGGGCCCCTTCAAAATTATATCCGAACGCCGCATTCGATCCGGCGGTCAGGAACGGCCGGTAGTCGGTCTGAACCAGACACCGCTCGCCGACCTTGTGCTGCTTCACCTTGTCCCCCACCGCCACGATCCGGATCACCGTTTCATGGCCGGGCACCGTCGGTTTCCCGCCGGGCACATAGCTGGGAATTTCCTTCAGAACCTCCGGAGCCAGGCCACTGATGACCTCGCTTTTCCGGGGATGCTGGGAAAACTGTTTGAGGAGTTTCAGGTCGGAAAAACACAGGCAGACGGACTCAATCTGGCCGAGCACCTGATAGGGACCGGGCGCCACCACGGGTTTGGCGGTATTGAGCGTGAGCTCACCGGGTCCGACGAGTTGGACGGCATACTGGGTTTTGGGAAGAGCGGTTGCGGACATAGGGGTTCTCCTTATTATTTAATTAAGACAGCATCACCTGGCCACCGGTTACCGGAACCGCCTGACCCGTTTCATACGTTTGTTCCATGATATAATAAATCGCCTTCATCACATCTTGAGCCATACAGCCACGGCGCATCGGCACCTTGTTCTCATAAAAACGCCGCACGTCATCAATCGTTTTGGCGCCGGGCACCTTTTTGGTGTTCAAATACTGGACAAACAACCCGTTCACCGGATCGGACCAGAGCGGGCCATCAAAGAAATTGCCGGGGCAGATGGCGTTCACCTTGATGTTGTCCTCGATCAACTCCATGGCAAAGGACTGGGTCAGGCCGATGCCGCCGAACTTGCTGCCGGCATAGGCCCCGTTTTTATTGGATCCCTCCAGCCCGGACTTGGAGTTGATCTGAATAATGTCGCTCCAGTATTGCGGGTTAGCCAGATGCTGAACCGCCAGCACCGGCGCGGCCTTCTGCACACACAGGAAATAGCCCTTATAGTTCACCGCAGTCACAAAATCGAAATCCTCGGCCTTCAGTGTTTTTACACTTCCCGCTTTAAGCACTCCTGCATTGGATACAAAGGCGTCAAATCCACCGAAGGCCCGGATCACCACCTGCATCGCCGACTCGATGGACGCCGCATTGGTAACATTCGCCGCGACCCCGATCATGCGACCCGCCCCATATTGCTGCGCCAGCCCCTCGGCCGCCGCGACCGTGCCGCCCACATTCAAATCCAGCAACGCCACATGGGCTCCCTCGGCCGCCAACTGTTTTGAAATTTCGAAGCCGAAACCCTGCGCCGCGCCGGTCACGATGACCACCTTGCCTGCGGCCCGCCCCGCCTTACGACCCGCCTTGGCAATCTGCTTCCGATAGGACTCCACTTCCCAGTCCTCAATAAAGGAGCGCTGTGCCTCGGGCAGATATTGGATGCCGCCCAGTGTCGCAACCCCGGCCATGATCGTGAGGGCATCCGTATACACCTGCCGCGTGGTAGTCGCCTGGGCGATATCATCACCTGCCGCAAACATTCCCACCCCGCCCACCAGGACCACCCGGGGATTGCAGCGATAGCTTTTGACGTAGGCTTTGACCGCTTTGCGCAAGGCGTCCACCACATTGGCCGCCGTCCGCTCTTTGGGACAATCGAACCACAGGGGAAATGAGTTGCAGTAGACAATATGATCGGGCGTCAGGGTGCCGGACGTCACCCATTGTTTGCCCTTGGGATGCGCCACCACACTCTTCACGGCCTCGGAGTCATCAAAGGCCACGATCTTGAGGGTTTCCCCCTCCGCCAGCAAACCGCGCAAGGCCGGGCCAATCAGAGTGATGGCCTGCGCCGTTTCCGGGGTCGATGCAATCAACTGCGTTTCGGTAGGGCGAGGCGTCCCTGCCGAGCCGTCTTTGATCTTGCCCGTAATCGTGGCAATCAGTTTGTCGGTATGCGCACGAATTTCAGCGGCACTGTCGCCACAGACAATCAGCCCATGGTTCTGGATGAACACCACCGGCGGAAACTTTCGCCCGGTACGTCGGAGGTAGGCATTCATCTCCTTCTGCACTAATTGCGCCAGCACAAACCCGGGATCGCAGACGGGGATCCAAAGCACGTCATCCCCGAACCAGGCGCGGGTCAATTTGGCGCCACCCTTGGAGCAGGTCAGCATATTCACCAACGTGGAATGGGTATGAACCACCAGCGTGGAGGGCAGTAGATGATGGAGAACGCTTTCAACTGAAGGACGCTGGTTTTTCTCAGGATAAATGCGGGCGGCCAAAATGGCGGCCTTGAATTGCTCTTCCCGGCGCCGGGCATTGGCATCCAGTTTGCTTTCAAGCAGGACGGTCAATGCCGTGCGATCGAGTTCCACAAACCCGTCTTCGGTAATGGTGGCCAGGGCATGACCACTGGCTTTAACAAAAAGCCGATCGCCCACCTTAAGGGACGTATTCCCCCCCCCAGCCAATACAAAACTGGAATCTACCCCGTAAAAGCGGGACAGCTCAATCAACGAATCCAAACCCTGCTGTGTTTTCTTCGCCATTTTCATTTTCTCCATACTCGTAATCGTAATCCTAATCTTAATCGTAATCTCTCTTACCTAATGCCTAATCAGAACCGATTAGGATTAAGATTACGATTAGGATTAGGAGTTTATTTTATCACCCTGCCGCCACCCGCAACACCTTACGGGGCGGCAAATGCAACGCCATACCCAAGGCATCCTCGGCCGCCTCCTTGACACTCTCGCCGATCGTCGGGTGGGCAAAAACCACCTCGGCCAATTCCTGCACGGTC
This genomic interval from bacterium contains the following:
- a CDS encoding XRE family transcriptional regulator, whose translation is MNTATLITDPLGAVIGERIKALRRLRHLTQAELARRIGICAGPMNALEKGRHIPSGRVLYRLAEVLDTSVDSLLGLGARQAESAGPAVPRYVAESTASFGAASAAGAWPSAVMAALPDDPALGEGERANVELVIRSFLALEDLCGAQKIAHIPLYVPFSRTVSGVEMWAQQVRQVLGVGPAVVFDYLELLENAGLRIVFCPLPDRLQSVSFYDAKNANAFLLVRQGMNAERQLFELIKRLACIYIHTRSAYGGLPAGEAGPGLLDDIHAARQFAALFLMPATAVRASVAQLGIKPDGWTYELLLRLKHRFGVSAQSFLIRLGELQLIDEKAATGLKGRIEAHYQRTGYGEPDATRRILSPNGRLGDLLSIASRNKETAEEAAAIGRTLRGLKMEGLSEGIAVDKNGNESKRVGVNT
- a CDS encoding pyrophosphate--fructose-6-phosphate 1-phosphotransferase; translation: MSKQVKKVGILTAGGLAPCLSSAIGYLIDEYSRVAPHIEIIGYVNGYMGLLKGQSITVTPATRAKALYLTEHGGSPIGNSRVKLTNIKDCIKRGLVKEGQDPQKVAADQLVKDGVDVLHTIGGDDTNTAAADLAAFLAKNNYGLTVVGLPKTIDNDVYPIRQSLGAWTAAEEGARFFANAVKENTANPRMLIVHEVMGRNCGWLTAATAEAYRKLMDSFHYLPEFGLTREREEVHAVYVPEMAFDVKAEAARLRQVMDQNDCVNIFVSEGACLDSIIAELEAKGEEVPRDAFGHARLDKVNVGNWFAKQFGDMLGAEKTMVQKSGYYSRAAAPNAKDKALIQTCAKKAVECALAGISGVVGEDEDKNNELRACEFPRIKGGKPFDIAVPWFKNLLAAIGQPAGTKVAVKH
- a CDS encoding 6-phosphofructokinase — its product is MAKGNMLIGQSGGPTVVINQSLVGAILQAKKMKDIGGIYGALHGMKGILEENFIDLRKESLKTLEQVANTPASALGSARKKPTDEECAKVFGILKKYNIRYYFYIGGNDSAEATHIINEQAKKVGYDLRCYHIPKTIDNDLRENDHTPGFGSAAKFVATAMMGDNLDCRALPGVKVNVIMGRNAGFLTAAAALARVYPDDGPNLIYLPERPFSMDKFTQDVAAVHKKLGRCVIAVSEGIADADGTPIAAKFSKEVDSHGNVQLSGTGALGDLLATEIKNRTSITRVRADTFGYLQRSFPGVVSEVDAKEARTVGMLAVKAALNGKEPSGSIAIRRKPGKKYAVYFERVPLASVSKETRHMPDAFINKQANDVTQAFFDYARPIVGKLPEIGRFKGVKVKKN
- a CDS encoding PHP domain-containing protein; the encoded protein is MNNHIHTRYSFSPYSPTAAAWQAAQAGLKAAGIMDHDSIAGAEEMLEACKIIGIGSTAGFELRVDCLNTGLAGRKINNPDSLSIAYMAIHGIPRPAIPRVARFLEPMQHARNRRNRAMVALLNERLNALGVPVIDFERDVYAHSLAAQGGAITERHILAALARKLIDRYGCEGRVVGFLKDSLQLELPAKMVAVLSDSANPHYLYDLLGILKASFLPSFFIQPGSDECIPVRQAVNFALQIGAIPAYAYLGDVTASPTGDKKAEKFEDDYLDLLFEELVTLGFRAVTYMPPRNSLVQLQRVQGLCARHGLMEISGVDINSSRQSFSCPEIMQPAFRHLIGATWALIAHEKLASLEVRFNLFHPANPYAAVPLADRIQVYAKVGAAMDPGHPEEVLTVANQLFPGKFAA
- a CDS encoding alcohol dehydrogenase catalytic domain-containing protein; translation: MSATALPKTQYAVQLVGPGELTLNTAKPVVAPGPYQVLGQIESVCLCFSDLKLLKQFSQHPRKSEVISGLAPEVLKEIPSYVPGGKPTVPGHETVIRIVAVGDKVKQHKVGERCLVQTDYRPFLTAGSNAAFGYNFEGALQEYVVMDERVIVDPASGERFLIPAPEALSASAIALVEPWACVENSYVTPERQTIKAGGKLAVVVDGDHRMAGIAESLSPKGLPAEIVAVCADQCDKTLAKQFKVPVTRVNTVAELPNESFDDIIYFGKDKKIIELLSDKLATCGLINIVTGGGRIGAPVSLGVGRVHYGMTRWIGTTSTSAADSYKVIPPTGEIRANDTICVTGAGGPMGQMHVIRDLCAGQPGVVMTAVDFDDVRLANLMNKARPMAAAHQATIGTLNPKNETLKGPFTYQVVMAPIGALVADAIKNSAPGSLINIFAGIPANVKHELDLDTYIRNRCYMFGTSGSTIRDMKIVLGKVVAGQLDTNSSVDAVSGMAGALEGLAAVENRTLAGKIVIYPALHSLGLVPLNALAKDHPAVAAKLDHGNWSLAAEQELLKGAK
- a CDS encoding SDR family NAD(P)-dependent oxidoreductase; this encodes MAKKTQQGLDSLIELSRFYGVDSSFVLAGGGNTSLKVGDRLFVKASGHALATITEDGFVELDRTALTVLLESKLDANARRREEQFKAAILAARIYPEKNQRPSVESVLHHLLPSTLVVHTHSTLVNMLTCSKGGAKLTRAWFGDDVLWIPVCDPGFVLAQLVQKEMNAYLRRTGRKFPPVVFIQNHGLIVCGDSAAEIRAHTDKLIATITGKIKDGSAGTPRPTETQLIASTPETAQAITLIGPALRGLLAEGETLKIVAFDDSEAVKSVVAHPKGKQWVTSGTLTPDHIVYCNSFPLWFDCPKERTAANVVDALRKAVKAYVKSYRCNPRVVLVGGVGMFAAGDDIAQATTTRQVYTDALTIMAGVATLGGIQYLPEAQRSFIEDWEVESYRKQIAKAGRKAGRAAGKVVIVTGAAQGFGFEISKQLAAEGAHVALLDLNVGGTVAAAEGLAQQYGAGRMIGVAANVTNAASIESAMQVVIRAFGGFDAFVSNAGVLKAGSVKTLKAEDFDFVTAVNYKGYFLCVQKAAPVLAVQHLANPQYWSDIIQINSKSGLEGSNKNGAYAGSKFGGIGLTQSFAMELIEDNIKVNAICPGNFFDGPLWSDPVNGLFVQYLNTKKVPGAKTIDDVRRFYENKVPMRRGCMAQDVMKAIYYIMEQTYETGQAVPVTGGQVMLS